The Methanomassiliicoccales archaeon DNA segment GTCCGCCTATCAAGATCAGACCCAGGCCGGTGATCATCACCGTCTTGGAGTACTCCTCGTTAGTGGGCTTTCTGGCCATCTTCAGGACGCGGCCGTACTTGCCCTTACCGACTCTCTTGACGCGTTCCTCGATCCGCTTTTGGATTGCCCAAGATTTTTCGACAATGTCCATTTACACGCACTCTTGGATTACGCCCTAATCCTTCCTTATAAATAATCCTTTCTTTACTTGATGAAGTCTACGGACATACCTTTGGGTATCATCGACTCCTTGGGCCCGAGTATGTACTTGGACTTGACGCCAGTGACCACGACCATGACCCTCATCTTGTTCTCGAGGACCGGGTCCACGGAAGCGCCCCAGATTATCCTGGCATTGGGGTTGACCTTGGCCTGGATCATCTCGGCCACCTTCTCCGCTTCGCTGACCGTCATGTCCTCGCCGCCTATCACGTTCACCAGGACGCCGTTGGCGCCGCTGATGTCCACGTCGATCAGCGGGGAGTTGATCGCTTCGTTGATGGCCTGATCCACCTTATCGTCGCCCTCGCCCTGGCCCATGCCGATCATGGCCACGCCGCCACCCTTCATGATGGTCTTGAGGTCGTTGAAGTCCAGGTTGACGAGACCGGGGCGGGTTATGAGCTCCGTTATTCCCTTTATGGCCCGCATGAGCACTTCGTCCGCCACCTTGAAGGCGGCGTTGATGGAGTAGCGGGGGACCAGTTCCAACAGCTTGTCGTTGGGTATCACGATGACCGTGTCGGCGACGGAACGCAGGCGCTCCATGCCCCACTCCGCGTTCTCCGCGCGTATGGACCCCTCGGCCTTGAACGGCGAGGTGACGATGGCGATGGTCAGCGCCCCCATCTCCTTGGCCATCTGCGTGATGTAGGGCGCAGCGCCCGTACCAGTGCCTCCTCCCAGGCCGGCGGTGACGAAGACGATGTCAGCTCCCATGAGCACCTTGCGCAGGTCCTCCTCCGCCTCGCGCGTCGCCTCTTCTCCTACTTGGGGCAGCGCTCCGGCGCCGAGCCCCTTGGTGCTCCTGCGGCCTAGCAGGATCTTCTTGTGGGCCCGGGTTATCAGCAGGTGCTGGGCGTCGGTGTTCACGGCGTAGAGATCGGCGTCCTTGATGTCGCTGGCGTACAAGCGGTCGATAGTGTTCGAACCGCCGCCTCCGCAACCAATTATCTTGATGTTGGTCTTCAGGCTCAATAAGATCTTTTCCAGTTCCTCATCCTCGGCCGACTGAGCCTTGAACGAGGGCATGCTGGTGGCGTTCTCTGGACCGGCACGGGACATGGCATCGCTTATGAATGATTTCATGGAGGGGCCTCAGACGAGCTCGCTGGCGGCACATGCCCTCGGCTATCGCTCGTCTAACAACGATGACGTAATGTAAATGTTAATATATTTCGGTGCCAACAGGCGATTAGAATAATATATTGTAAATAATTATCAATAGGTCAGGCAAATACTGGTAACCAATTTTTTTACATTTAATAATTCCAAAAGGAATATTTTATTTGTTTACTGTATATATAAATTGACATAAAGTAACATTTGATTTACAAAAAGTAAAGTTTAATATTCAAAATGTATTCAACTCTTTACATAAAGTGATGTACGTATGCAGAACCGGCTGCGGGTCTACCGCTCTATGACCAACTTGACGCAAAGGGAATTGGCGGAGAAGCTCGGCATCACCCGGCAGACGGTACTCGCCATCGAGAAGGAGAGGTATGATCCCTCGTTGGAGCTGACGTTCAAGATGGCCAGGTTCTTCAAGGTGGGCATCGAGGATATCTTCCTGTACGAAAAATGAGGATATGACGGGGGTCTCCCCCCGAAAATGATTTTACTTTATGAAGTCCAGGTCGGCCTTGCGCAGCTTGTCGGTGTCGTTCGGGGCACCGAGTATCTGCTTGGACTTGACCCCGGCCACCACGACCATCACCCGGATCTTCTTCTCCAATGTCTGGTCCACTGCCGCTCCCCAGATGATCCTGGCGCTGGGACTGACCCTCCGCTGGACCTCCTCGGCGATGAACTCCGCGTCGCGGATGGTCATGTCAGGTCCGCCGATGACGTTGACCAGCACACCGTTCGCTCCGGTGATGTCCACGTCCAGTAACGGTGAACTGAGGGCGTTCTCGATGGCCTCCTTGGCCCGGTCCTCGGCGTCCCCGTCGCTCTCGCCCAGCCCGATCATGGCCACCCCGGCGCCCTTCATTATGGTGCGCACGTCGTTAAAGTCCAAGTTCACCAATCCGGGTTTGGTTATCAGCTCGGTGATGCCCTTTATGGCCTTGGTCACGACGTCATCGGCCACCTTGAAGGCCTGGTTCAGTCCCAGGCGAGGGTAGAGCTCGATGAGCTTGTCGTTGGGTATTACGATAACCGTGTCAGCAGCGTTGCGGAGGCGCTGCAGCCCCCACTCGGCGTTCTCCATGCGCAGGCGGCCCTCACCCTTGAACGGAAGGGTGGTGACGGCGATGGTCAGGGCGCCAACGTCCTTAGCGATTCCGGCCACGACGGCCGCAGCCCCCGTGCCAGTGCCTCCTCCCATGCCCGCGGTGACGAACACCATGTGGGCGTCCATGGCAGCCTTCCTGATCTCCTCCTCGGCCTCCCTGGCGGCCTCCTCCCCGACCTGGGGCAAGGCTCCGGCGCCCAGTCCCCTGGTGCTCCTGCGGCCCAGCAGGATCTTGTGCTGAGCCCTGGCGGCCAGCAGATGCTGCGCGTCCGTGTTGACGGCGTAGGTCTCGACCCCGGCGATGTTCTCCTCCGAGATGCGGGAGATGGTGTTCGAACCACCGCCTCCCACGCCGAATATCTTGATATTGGTCTTTAGTTTCTGCAACAGCTCTATCAGTTCAGCATCGGTAGAATCCATCTGCTGATATCCGAAGTTGGGCGCTGCCTCCGTCTTAACTGGAGAGCCGTCCTTCGCTAGAGCTTCCTCAACAAGTGATCTCATCGTCCATCCCTTCCCTTGGTCAAAGCCTTCTAACAGATTCTGTTCCCATATGACATTTCTATTAAATATTCTTGCTCCCCAGAAGATTTAGGAAATGATAAGAGGGAGCCGGTTGATGTTATCATCATGGTCTACCGCGTCTCGGTCATCTTCAAAGGCAAGGTCCAAGGGGTTTATTTCCGACAATACGCGCGACGGTGGGCCGAGATGCTGTCCATCAAGGGTTACGTGAAGAACATGCCGGACGGCAGCGTCCAAGCGGTCTTTGAGGGACAGCGCCAGGCAGTACAAGAGATCATTCGGAAGCTCAAGAACGAGCACCCCCAGGCCGAGGTAGCACAGATGGAGATCAAGGTCGAGGAACCAGAAGGATTGGAAGGATTCGAGGTATTGCACTAGAGCTCAATGCCGTAGACCTTCTCCGGATTCTCCTTATTGACCTTCCAGAGCACCGATTCATTCACGCCCTTCTCCACAAGCTGGCGCATGCGTTTCGGAACGGTAGTTATGGCCAGGACCGCCCCCGGCCGTTCCAGGTCGTCCATGAAATCGGTCTCCAGCAGGAACCGGTCACCTTTCGCCAAAGCCTCCTGGACGTTCACCCTGGATGCCAGCACGGACGGGAAAAGCCCCCGGCCCTCCTCCGGCTTCACCAGCGGCCCGCAGTAGTGCTTCACCACCTTGTCGCGGGGCAGTCCGACCTTGTCTGCCATCCTTCCAAGGTCCTCCATGCTCTCCGGGGTGGCGCTCTCGGCATGTATCACCACAGGGCAAGAGCATTCCTTGGCCAGCCGCATCCCGTACGACAGGATGTCGTTGGAAGCGGCCATGATCTCCTCCGACACGGGGAAATGGGGGCGACCTATCTCGCCCAGACCAACGGCCAGACCCTCGCGGACCAGCTCGGCCGCGAGGTCCATCCCCCCCTTCATGACCTTCACCGCCTTATCCAAGGGCATGCTCTCGGCCAGCTCTATCAACTGCACTGGGTACGGACCGACGGTGACGAAGGCGGCCGCTCCCGCGGAACGGGCCTTCTCCGCCATCCTTAGCGTGATATCGTAGGCCTTCGAAAAATCCTCAGCGGTACGGATGGGCGCCTCTGAATATGGCATATGGCTGACGATCAGGTGCGTACCGCCGGCGTTCAAAAAATCCTTGACGGCCTCGACGTTCCTCCCTGTCGGTTGCAGATGGATGTGGTTGTCGAGGACCGGGAAAGCAAATCTCACTTCAACAAGCCCGCGGCCTTCAGTTCCTCGGTGATCTTGTTGACCGCCGCATCAACATCCTCCACATGCTTGGCCCCGGTGCAGACCAGCTTGCCGGAACCGAAGAGCAGCACGACCACCTTGGGCACGTCTATGCGGTAGACCAGGCCGGGGAACTGCTCCGGCTCGTACTCCACCCTCTCCAGGCCCAGAGAGATGGCGATGGCGTTAAGGTTGATCTCCTGGCCCAGATCGGACGAGGCTACGATGTTCTGCAC contains these protein-coding regions:
- a CDS encoding protein translocase SEC61 complex subunit gamma; translation: MDIVEKSWAIQKRIEERVKRVGKGKYGRVLKMARKPTNEEYSKTVMITGLGLILIGGLGFAIYLIIRYVPGMLGL
- the ftsZ gene encoding cell division protein FtsZ, which gives rise to MKSFISDAMSRAGPENATSMPSFKAQSAEDEELEKILLSLKTNIKIIGCGGGGSNTIDRLYASDIKDADLYAVNTDAQHLLITRAHKKILLGRRSTKGLGAGALPQVGEEATREAEEDLRKVLMGADIVFVTAGLGGGTGTGAAPYITQMAKEMGALTIAIVTSPFKAEGSIRAENAEWGMERLRSVADTVIVIPNDKLLELVPRYSINAAFKVADEVLMRAIKGITELITRPGLVNLDFNDLKTIMKGGGVAMIGMGQGEGDDKVDQAINEAINSPLIDVDISGANGVLVNVIGGEDMTVSEAEKVAEMIQAKVNPNARIIWGASVDPVLENKMRVMVVVTGVKSKYILGPKESMIPKGMSVDFIK
- a CDS encoding helix-turn-helix transcriptional regulator, with translation MQNRLRVYRSMTNLTQRELAEKLGITRQTVLAIEKERYDPSLELTFKMARFFKVGIEDIFLYEK
- the ftsZ gene encoding cell division protein FtsZ; this translates as MRSLVEEALAKDGSPVKTEAAPNFGYQQMDSTDAELIELLQKLKTNIKIFGVGGGGSNTISRISEENIAGVETYAVNTDAQHLLAARAQHKILLGRRSTRGLGAGALPQVGEEAAREAEEEIRKAAMDAHMVFVTAGMGGGTGTGAAAVVAGIAKDVGALTIAVTTLPFKGEGRLRMENAEWGLQRLRNAADTVIVIPNDKLIELYPRLGLNQAFKVADDVVTKAIKGITELITKPGLVNLDFNDVRTIMKGAGVAMIGLGESDGDAEDRAKEAIENALSSPLLDVDITGANGVLVNVIGGPDMTIRDAEFIAEEVQRRVSPSARIIWGAAVDQTLEKKIRVMVVVAGVKSKQILGAPNDTDKLRKADLDFIK
- a CDS encoding acylphosphatase yields the protein MVYRVSVIFKGKVQGVYFRQYARRWAEMLSIKGYVKNMPDGSVQAVFEGQRQAVQEIIRKLKNEHPQAEVAQMEIKVEEPEGLEGFEVLH
- a CDS encoding TatD family hydrolase — protein: MRFAFPVLDNHIHLQPTGRNVEAVKDFLNAGGTHLIVSHMPYSEAPIRTAEDFSKAYDITLRMAEKARSAGAAAFVTVGPYPVQLIELAESMPLDKAVKVMKGGMDLAAELVREGLAVGLGEIGRPHFPVSEEIMAASNDILSYGMRLAKECSCPVVIHAESATPESMEDLGRMADKVGLPRDKVVKHYCGPLVKPEEGRGLFPSVLASRVNVQEALAKGDRFLLETDFMDDLERPGAVLAITTVPKRMRQLVEKGVNESVLWKVNKENPEKVYGIEL